The nucleotide sequence TGTGATAAAGCAGTTCGCTGCGGAACAGCAGTCAATGGAACTTTTGATAACGGTACACCAACGATAAAACCTAAAATTATTGCATAACTTATCCAATCCCAGTTAACAATACCGGGTTCAAGAGCAGTGCTTACAATTGCAATAATCATTGCAGCAACACCGGCAAATACACCATGTCTTGCAGTTTTTGGATCTTTCATCCAGTTAAGTGAAAAAATAAAAAGCGCAGTCGAAAGAATATATGCGATATGAATAATTGAATAAATCATGACTTCTTCGTCTCCTTCGACTTAAACATCTTGAGCATTCTGTCGGTTATTAAAAATCCGCTGACAATATTTGTCATAGAAGCAAAGAGTGCAATTGCACCAAGTATTGTTATAAAATCGGGATAATCTCTGCCCGTAAGTATGAGGGAACCAACAACAGCAATCGCCGAGATAGCATTTGTCAATGACATCAATGGAGTGTGAAGTAATCGTGAGACACGTGTAATTACACCAAGCCCGATAAAAGTTGCAAGCATAAACACGAAAAGTAATCCAAGATAGTCGGGTTCTGCGTGGGTTCCTTCTGCTTCAGCAAAGGCAATCCCAGGCAATGAGCAAAGGGAAAGAAATATTTTAATCAGTAGTCTATTATTAAAAAA is from Ignavibacteriota bacterium and encodes:
- a CDS encoding NAD(P) transhydrogenase subunit alpha, with protein sequence MNNRFLFFNNRLLIKIFLSLCSLPGIAFAEAEGTHAEPDYLGLLFVFMLATFIGLGVITRVSRLLHTPLMSLTNAISAIAVVGSLILTGRDYPDFITILGAIALFASMTNIVSGFLITDRMLKMFKSKETKKS